TTCGGGGATGTGGTGGAAGAGCATCGTGCCGGCCCGGTCCAGCTGGCGCATCTCCTGGCCCTCGGGCCGGTTCCCGTGATAGCCGACCAGGGCGGAGCTGCCTCCGGTGCCGGTCAACCAGTAGATCGTGGCGTGCGTGGCGAGTGTCGTGGCCGGCGAGCCCCAGCTGCTCGCGATCGCCGAAACCGGGGAGCGTCAGCGGATGCGCCTGGTGGCCGCGGGCGGTGAGCAGCGGTGTGACCCTTTCCCAGGCCCACGCGCCGAGGAACGAACCGCCGACGAGAACGATGGTCGACACCCGGTCGGCTCCTTTCGATCGGTCTCCTATCGGCGCAAGGCTAGGGAGGATTGTGGACGTTTTCTGCCCTCATGAGGGTCGGCGCCGTGTCCCGTCCCGCGTCCTGGCGCTGCTGGAGATCCGCAAGAGCGCGGCCTGGTGCCCGCCGACGAGCTGGCTCGGCGCCTGGATGTGGACGCCCGTGGCGGTCGCCGTCGCGGTCGCGCTGGCCGGTGGCAAGGATCGGTCGGCAGGGGAGCCAGGCCCGGCCGACCGGGCGCTGGTCAAGCTCAACCGTGTCCTGCCCGCGCCGCTGCGCCGGCTCGCCACCATGGCCCTCTACCGGCACCTGGAGGCCAAGGCCGAGCTCACCCAGCTGATCGCCGACGCGGCGTTCGCCGAGATCGACTATCCCGAGCCGCCGCCGGGATGGCGTTCCCACCTACGGGTGGCCGCTCACCTGCAGTGGACGGCCTACCAGCGCCATCCGTGGCTGCCACGGCTCGTGTCGATCACCCGGCCGGCCGCGCTGCCCGGGCAGCTCGCGTACGGGGTCTGGACCCTGCGCGCGCTCGACGGCCTTGGCCTGGACCCGGTCACCCGCATGCACGTCTACGGCACGATCGTGAACTACGTCCGGGGACGGCGATCAACATCGAGGGGGAGGCGATCGCCGAGTTGGACACGGGGATGACCAGCAAGCAGTGGGGCAAGGCCAAGCTGTCCGTCGACGGGCCGCTGATCGCCCACTCGCGGAGCCGGGTGCCGAGCTCGATCTGGAATCGCTGTTCGCCTTCGGCCTCGAACGCCTGCTGGACGGCCTGACCATCGTGATCGCGCCGCCACGCACCTGACCGGCCGGCGCCTGGCACATGGGCACAGCGCCACCACCGGCTAACCGGAACCCTGTGGCACACGTGTTCATCGGGCGTCGAAGGCCGTCCTGGAGTCCAGGATGCCGGCAGCGTTGTCCTCGGCCCATCCGGCCAGGTCGCGGACGACCTTGAGCAAGCTGAGCCCGCGCGGGGTCAGCGCGTAGTCGACCCGCGGGGGAGTGGTGTCATGGACGGTACGCGTCACCAGGCCATCCCGCTCCAGGCCGCGCAGTGTGGTGCTGAGCATGCGCTGGGTGATGGGCGCGCTCATCCGGCGCAGCTCGTTGAACCGCCGGGTGGTGTCGCTCAGCTGGCAGATGACGACCACCGACCACTTGTCGCCGATCCGCTCCAGCACGTCGCGGATCAGGTCGCGGCCCTGCTCGCACAGCTCCGCAACGGTGCCGTCCGCCTGGGTGACCCGGTGCGCCATGGCAAGCAGTATACGAGCTATACCAGGTTCCGGCAGGGAACGGTTCTCCCGGTGATACCTAGGCAGGTCGAAGTGCCTTCTTGCCGCTTCCGCCGAGGCCATGCGACGGTACTGAAGTCGTACTAGGTATAAGAAGAGAACCACTGAGGAGCTGCGATTATGCGAGCGGTCGGGCTGTATGAGTTCGGCGGGCCGGAGGTGTTGCGGGTCGTGGACCTGCCGGAGCCGCATGCCGGGCCCGGCGAGGTGCGGGTGCGGGTGCGCGCGGCCGCGGTGAATCCGGCGGACACGTTGTTGCGCTCCGGCGTGCTCGCGCAGTCGTTCGCCGGGGTGCCGGCGCCGTACGTGCCCGGGATGGACATCGCCGGCGTGATCGACGAGATCGGCCCCGGCACGGAGACCACGCTGTCCGCGGGAGAGCCGGTGATGGCGATGGTGCATCCGATCGGCCCGGCGGCGGGCGGCTACGCCGAGTACGTGGCGCTGCCGGCCGGCTGGGTCGTCCGCGCGCCGGCGGGAGCCGATCACCCGGCGGCGGCGACGCTGCCCATGAACGGGCTTACCGCGCTGCTGACGCTCGACCGGCTGGCGCTCGCGCCCGGCTCGGTCCTCGCCGTGGCCGGGGCGGCCGGGACGCTCGGCGGCTACCTGGTCGAGCTGGGCGGGCAGGCGGGACTGCGCGTGGTCGCCGATGCCGCACCCGCCGACGAGGACCTGGTCCGCCGCTTGGGCGCGGCCGACGTCGTGGCGAGAGGATCCGGCGTCGCCGAACGTCTCCGGGCCCGGTATCCGGACGGTGTGGCCGCGGTCGCCGACACGGCGCTGGTCGGAGCAGATCTGCTCCGAGCCGTACGCGACGGTGGCCAGTACGCCCGCTTCCGCACCGCCGGCGAGCCCGGCGGCCAGGAGATCGACGGCGGCGGCCGGGTCACGGTGCTGACACCGTTCGTCCCCGACTACGCGGGGCGGACGGACAAGCTGGACCGGATCCGCCTGCTCGCCGAGTCCGGCGCGCTCACCCCGCGCGTCGCGGCGGCACTGCCCGCCGAGGAGGCGGCCGAGGCGCACCGGCGGCTCGAGGCCGGCGGTCTTCGCGGCCGGCTCGTGCTCACCTTCTGACCTCACCAACCCACACATCGAAGGAGCACTCATGTCCACACGTTTCGCGGAAAAGGTCATCCTCGTCACCGGTGCCACCTCGGGCATGGGCCGAGCCGCCGCCGAGCGGATCGCGGCCGAGGGCGGACACGTCATCCTGGCCGCGCGCGGCAAGGACGCGGGCGACGCGCTGGCCGCCGAGCTCCGTGCCGCCGGAGGCGAGGCGACCTTCGTCCCCGCCGACGTCACCGTGGAGGCCGAGGCGGCGGAGCTGGTCCGGCAGGCGGTGAGCCGGTACGGCCGGCTCGACGGAGCCTTCAACAACGTCGGCGCCGCCACCGCCGCCGGCGCGGTGACGGACGTGGACGGCGACGCCTGGCACGCCGACCTGGCCCTCAACCTCAGCAGCGTCTTCTTCGGCCTGAAGTACCAGATCCCCGCGCTGCGGGCGGCCGGCGGTGGCGCGATCGTCAACAACGCCTCCGTCCTCGGCGTCACCGGGCAGGCGGGCATGGCCTCTTACAGCGCCGCCAAGCACGGGGTGGTCGGGCTGACCCGGTCGGCGGCGCTCGACGAGGCCCTGTCAGGAATACGGATCAACGCCCTGGTCACCGGCGGCGTCGACACGCCGCTGCTGCGCGGGAACCTGGGCCCGTCGCCGGAGGAGTCCCTGCGTGCTGCCGGAGCGATGCACCCGATCGGACGGATCGCGCTGCCGGAGGAGATCGCGGCGTTCGTGGCGTTCCTGCTGAGCGACGAAGCCCGGTTCGTCACCGGCGCCGCGCTCGCCATCGACGGCGGCATGACCGCCGCCTGAGCTCGGAGTCTCAGAGGGATCTGTTTGTCGGATGACGCGGATCAATCGCCGATCGTCGCGGCTGGTCGCGGGTCGGTCGGGCTGCGTCGCGGAATCCAAGCGTCGTCGGTCACCCAATCACCTCGCGGTGCGGTTCATGCATCCGCCTCGCCGGTGGCCTGCGGTGGTGCCGGTGAGTGAGGCGATGCCCGTAGGAATTGGAGGGCCTCCTGCACTGACGGCTCCACCTGGAACACGGCCCGCAGACCGGTGATCGTCAAGATGCGCTCCACGCGGGCCGGGAGCCGCGTCAACACCAGGGCGCTGCGCTGTTCGCCGCTCTGGCGCAGCAGCAGCACCAGTACGCCGACGGCTGCGGAGTCGCAGAACGTCACCCCGCCGAGATCCACCACCAGCCCGGCCGCCGGTGTCGCCTCCCATGCTGCCTTCACCCGCTGGTGCAGCACAGCGGCGCAGGCGTGGTCGAGGTCTCCGGCCGCGCGTGCGACGATGAAGCCCTCGTGCGAGGCGATCGAGACAGTGCATCGTTCAGCAGGTTCGGCTGTCTCCTGCACGTTCATGGTGTCCATCATCCGGCATACCGCCGCCGGCATTCGAACATCTCGCAGGCGCGCCTTGCCGTTTCTCGCCAGGAATGGGTCAGGCCACGGCGGGGGATGTCGCTTTGAGGGGTGCGCCATCCCGCTGCCCTGGGAGCAAGAGTTCTGGCCACGGCCGTGGTCTGTGAATCGATTCTCTGATCCGGTTTCTGCCGGATAAGCGGTGAGCCGGTGGGTGCGAGTGTTGGGTGGGTGTGCCGCCGGGATGGGCCGGACGCTGGAGGCTTGGGTGACGGGGCGGAGCGTGCCCCGTCGACGCTGTCTCGGCCAGGACACAGAAGTCGGGCGGATGTCCCTTGGCCGGCGTCGCACGTGCTGCGGCCAGCCTGGCACCAGCACATGCTCGGTCTCCTGCGCGCGACCAGGCCCGGGAAACGGCGTTGATCAGGCGGCGATGTGCTCCGGACGGACGCCCAAGCCGATGAAGCGGCCCAGGAGGTGGCGCAGTGGCGGCAGTGCCCTGAACGCCGTGAAGATCGGTGGCACGTGCTGGGTCGTGTCGTCGCTCAGGCTTCTCGGATAGAGATCGCGCAGGAGCCCGACCTGGAAGGCTTGGGTGATCCTCGCGGCGCGTTCTCTGCGTGACTGCACCCGGGCCAGGTCGGCGTCGCGGGGCCGGCCGCCCCGGGCGAGCAGCGGGCCCAGCAGGTTGGCGGTGGCCACCGCGTCCTGCACCGCCAGGTTGATGCCCACGCCGCCCGCGGGTGACATGGCGTGGGCGGCATCACCGATGCACAGCAGCCCTGGCCGGTGCCAGCGGGGCAGCCGGTCCACCCGGACGCTCAGGTGGTGTAACGCCTCCCAGCCGTTGATCGCCTCCATGCGGTCGCGCAGGGCGGGGGCCAGGTGCGCCACCCGGCTCCGGAACGCCGGGAGCCCGGCGGCCTTCAACCGGTCGAAGGCGTCCGCCGGGATCGCATAGGCGATCTGCCAGTAGTCGCCACGATCGATGGAGATCAGCGCCCCCTTGCCGCCTTGAAAGAAGGGCACTTGGTCCTGGGGGCGGCGGGGTAGGTGGAACCACAGCACGTCCATGGGGGGCGAGGCGCTGACTGGGGTGAGGCCGGCGCGGGCCCGTACGGTGGAGTGGCGGCCGTCGGCGCCGAGCACCAGGTCGGCCCGCACCTTCACGGGGCCGTCGGCGGTGTCGGCCAGGACGCCGGTCACCCGCCCCCGCTCGGTGAGGAGCTCCGTGACGTGGGCGCGCCGCAGGAGCCGGAAGGAGGGGTAGGCCGTGGCCTTGCCGGCCAGGAAGTCCAGCACGTCCCATTGCGGCATGAACGCGATGTAGGGGCAGCGCACGTTCAACCGGCTGAAGTCGGCGAAGGTGACGTCCCTGCCGCCCATGTTGACCGTCACCTGGGCCATCTCGCTGTGCGGGAGGGTGAGGAAGTCCTCGATCCAGCCCAGCTCGGCGATCAGTTCGAGAGTGGAGGGGTGGACGGTGTCGCCGCGGAAGTCGCGCAGGAAGTCGGCGTGTTTCTCCAGCACGATCACATCCACGCCCTGGCGGGCGAGCAGGAGACCAGCCATCATGCCCGCGGGGCCGCCCCCGACGACACAGCACTGTGTGCGCATCTCATCCTTCTTCCGCGAAGAGCAGCCCGACCAGGGCCGCGATGTCGATGGGGGTGCCCAGCCGCCGGTTGACGGCGACGGTGGCGAACAGGGTTCTGGCGGCTGTGACGGTGTCGTGCGGGCGCAGCTCGCCGGCATCGATGCGCTCGAGCAGGAACTCGCCGATGAGCCGCTGCCCCTCACCGACCAGCGTCGCCAGCGGGGCACGGGCCTGGGTGGCGCTGAAGAACACCGTCATCAGTTCGGCGTTCTCGGCCATCAGCCGATCGAACGCCTCAAGCAACTCGGTCAGCACCACGACAGCCGGTCGGGTGCTGTGAGCCTGTGTCCGCAGCTGCCGCAGCCGGGGGAGGAAACCCCGCTCCGACAGCAGCGTCTCCACCATCGCCTCCTTGCTGTCGAAGTAGCGGTACAGCAGGCCCGGCGTCACATCGGCGGCCTGGGCCACATCCTTGACCGTGGCTCCGTCCACACCCTTGTCGGCGAACACGCGCAGGGCCGCGTCCAGCAGTCGTTCTCGGCGCCATGCCGCCTGTTCACTTCGCGTCCGGGACATTCCCCACCTCGTTGAGTAAATGTTTATTCAATGTATCACGCCGGTGATCCTTTCGTCGGTGCCCTCTTCGGGCGCGCCTCAGGTAAGGGCCGGCCGCGCTCCAGAGCGCAGGGACGTGGACGGGGAACCGGATCGCCATGGTCACCCGTGAGATACGACGGTCGCTCGGCGGCAGTGCCTGCCACCCGTCCGATCCGGCTGCTGCGCGGCCGGGAAAGCCGCCTCGGCCACGGACGAACGGCCGGTCCCGCCGGCCGGAGCCGGGCTGCGCGCACCGATCCCGCGCCGTCACCGACCGGGTGCGGCCGTCGAGATCATCGCCGCGGCGGCGACCTGCACCGAGATGTGGCCCGAACTGCCGCCGGAGACGCCGACCGCCACCCAGGTCGTGGACCTCGGGCCCGGCGACGCCGTACTTCCGCGAGCGCTTCGGCGCCTTCGACTTCGGCGGCTGCACCCCGATCCTGTGGAGCGGCTGGATCGGTGGTCGACCTGCACCGCCGCCACCCCCGGCCCCGGCCAGCTCACGCCGCTGGCCATGATGCCCGAACGGGGTGCTGCTCGTTCCGTCACCGTACTTCGTCGGGGTCGTCGCCGGGGTACTGATGATCGTGGCGGCGCGGAGGACGTCCAGGGGCCCTGTCTGGGAGCGGACGGGACTCAACGGCGCGCCGCAGCATCGCCCCCTCCGCGTTGATCAGAAGCGGAACATCTCGGTGAATCGGCCGAGTAGCGCGGGATCGCCCTCGATGCGCATGCTGCCGTCGCGGAGTAGCTCGTCCGGGGTCTTGCCGCCGCTCATCAGCTCGCGGACGGGGTAGCCGGCCAGCCGTTCGATGACGAGGTCGGGGGAGGGATGAGGGCCGATGCCGACCGCGAGCTCTCCATCGGTGATCTGCAGGCGGAGCGTGATGTCGCTCATGCGGACCTCGTAGCCGGCAGTGACTGCGCGGGCTGCTTCCGGCCGGAAAGCAGTGCGGAAGGACATGGCGATCGACTCGGCGGTGATGAGCTCGCCGGGGCGGGGCTCGGTGAGTGTCCGGGCGCCCCAGCGGCCCAGCGCGACCAACGCAGGTTCGAGGTCGCGGCCGTAGTCGGTCAGCTCGTAGACCACGGCGCGCTCGGGGTGCGGCAGCGCGCGCCGGGTGGCCAGGCCGGCCTCTTCCAACTGTTTGAGGCGGGCCGAGAGGATGTTGGTCGGGATGGACGGCAGGCCCTTGTGCAGGTCTGTGAAGCGCTGGGCGCCGATGAGCAGGTTGCGGATGATCAGCATGCTCCACCGCTCGCCGACCATCTCCATCGCGCGGGCCAGGCCGCAGAACTGTCCGTACTCGCGAGACGCCATGATGCAAATCATAACCGATGCTTCAATTGACAAAGTCAACTTG
The nucleotide sequence above comes from Nonomuraea gerenzanensis. Encoded proteins:
- a CDS encoding TetR/AcrR family transcriptional regulator C-terminal domain-containing protein; translated protein: MDVFCPHEGRRRVPSRVLALLEIRKSAAWCPPTSWLGAWMWTPVAVAVAVALAGGKDRSAGEPGPADRALVKLNRVLPAPLRRLATMALYRHLEAKAELTQLIADAAFAEIDYPEPPPGWRSHLRVAAHLQWTAYQRHPWLPRLVSITRPAALPGQLAYGVWTLRALDGLGLDPVTRMHVYGTIVNYVRGRRSTSRGRRSPSWTRG
- a CDS encoding winged helix-turn-helix transcriptional regulator, which translates into the protein MAHRVTQADGTVAELCEQGRDLIRDVLERIGDKWSVVVICQLSDTTRRFNELRRMSAPITQRMLSTTLRGLERDGLVTRTVHDTTPPRVDYALTPRGLSLLKVVRDLAGWAEDNAAGILDSRTAFDAR
- a CDS encoding NADP-dependent oxidoreductase translates to MRAVGLYEFGGPEVLRVVDLPEPHAGPGEVRVRVRAAAVNPADTLLRSGVLAQSFAGVPAPYVPGMDIAGVIDEIGPGTETTLSAGEPVMAMVHPIGPAAGGYAEYVALPAGWVVRAPAGADHPAAATLPMNGLTALLTLDRLALAPGSVLAVAGAAGTLGGYLVELGGQAGLRVVADAAPADEDLVRRLGAADVVARGSGVAERLRARYPDGVAAVADTALVGADLLRAVRDGGQYARFRTAGEPGGQEIDGGGRVTVLTPFVPDYAGRTDKLDRIRLLAESGALTPRVAAALPAEEAAEAHRRLEAGGLRGRLVLTF
- a CDS encoding SDR family NAD(P)-dependent oxidoreductase produces the protein MSTRFAEKVILVTGATSGMGRAAAERIAAEGGHVILAARGKDAGDALAAELRAAGGEATFVPADVTVEAEAAELVRQAVSRYGRLDGAFNNVGAATAAGAVTDVDGDAWHADLALNLSSVFFGLKYQIPALRAAGGGAIVNNASVLGVTGQAGMASYSAAKHGVVGLTRSAALDEALSGIRINALVTGGVDTPLLRGNLGPSPEESLRAAGAMHPIGRIALPEEIAAFVAFLLSDEARFVTGAALAIDGGMTAA
- a CDS encoding STAS domain-containing protein, encoding MNVQETAEPAERCTVSIASHEGFIVARAAGDLDHACAAVLHQRVKAAWEATPAAGLVVDLGGVTFCDSAAVGVLVLLLRQSGEQRSALVLTRLPARVERILTITGLRAVFQVEPSVQEALQFLRASPHSPAPPQATGEADA
- a CDS encoding FAD-dependent oxidoreductase, translated to MRTQCCVVGGGPAGMMAGLLLARQGVDVIVLEKHADFLRDFRGDTVHPSTLELIAELGWIEDFLTLPHSEMAQVTVNMGGRDVTFADFSRLNVRCPYIAFMPQWDVLDFLAGKATAYPSFRLLRRAHVTELLTERGRVTGVLADTADGPVKVRADLVLGADGRHSTVRARAGLTPVSASPPMDVLWFHLPRRPQDQVPFFQGGKGALISIDRGDYWQIAYAIPADAFDRLKAAGLPAFRSRVAHLAPALRDRMEAINGWEALHHLSVRVDRLPRWHRPGLLCIGDAAHAMSPAGGVGINLAVQDAVATANLLGPLLARGGRPRDADLARVQSRRERAARITQAFQVGLLRDLYPRSLSDDTTQHVPPIFTAFRALPPLRHLLGRFIGLGVRPEHIAA
- a CDS encoding TetR/AcrR family transcriptional regulator produces the protein MSRTRSEQAAWRRERLLDAALRVFADKGVDGATVKDVAQAADVTPGLLYRYFDSKEAMVETLLSERGFLPRLRQLRTQAHSTRPAVVVLTELLEAFDRLMAENAELMTVFFSATQARAPLATLVGEGQRLIGEFLLERIDAGELRPHDTVTAARTLFATVAVNRRLGTPIDIAALVGLLFAEEG
- a CDS encoding winged helix-turn-helix transcriptional regulator, encoding MASREYGQFCGLARAMEMVGERWSMLIIRNLLIGAQRFTDLHKGLPSIPTNILSARLKQLEEAGLATRRALPHPERAVVYELTDYGRDLEPALVALGRWGARTLTEPRPGELITAESIAMSFRTAFRPEAARAVTAGYEVRMSDITLRLQITDGELAVGIGPHPSPDLVIERLAGYPVRELMSGGKTPDELLRDGSMRIEGDPALLGRFTEMFRF